The Neofelis nebulosa isolate mNeoNeb1 chromosome 16, mNeoNeb1.pri, whole genome shotgun sequence genome includes a window with the following:
- the CD300LB gene encoding CMRF35-like molecule 7 isoform X2 produces MLLSLVLLLSLPGCLSIQGPESVRGLEGGSVTVRCDYKPRWDTYRKWWCRGAYWELCRILIQTTGSQLEVKGDRVSIGDNQSHHFLTVTMEKVRQDDTDTYWCGISKSGPDLGAPIRVTIEPEGTLLTTLASMLSRRTTNGRAGVSSVSYSSLGTSDPQPPAHVLLCQLQRSS; encoded by the exons ATGCTGCTGTCGCTAGTTCTTCTTCTCAGCCTCCCAG GTTGCCTCTCCATCCAAGGCCCAGAGTCCGTGAGGGGCTTAGAGGGCGGATCTGTGACTGTGCGGTGTGACTATAAACCAAGATGGGATACCTACAGGAAGTGGTGGTGTCGTGGAGCATACTGGGAGTTGTGCAGGATCCTCATTCAAACCACAGGATCACAGCTAGAAGTGAAGGGAGACCGTGTGTCCATTGGGGACAACCAGAGTCACCACTTCCTCACAGTGACCATGGAGAAAGTCAGGCAAGATGACACAGACACTTACTGGTGCGGCATCAGCAAGAGTGGACCTGACCTCGGGGCACCTATCAGAGTGACCATTGAGCCAG AGGGAACACTTCTGACCACCTTGGCGAGCATGCTATCCAGGAGAACCACCAATGGCCGTGCAGGGGTATCGTCTGTCTCCTACAGCAG CTTAGGAACATCAGACCCACAGCCCCCTGCCCACGTCCTGCTCTGCCAGCTCCAACGGAGTTCATGA
- the CD300LB gene encoding CMRF35-like molecule 7 isoform X1, with protein MLLSLVLLLSLPGCLSIQGPESVRGLEGGSVTVRCDYKPRWDTYRKWWCRGAYWELCRILIQTTGSQLEVKGDRVSIGDNQSHHFLTVTMEKVRQDDTDTYWCGISKSGPDLGAPIRVTIEPEGTLLTTLASMLSRRTTNGRAGVSSVSYSRNRYILLVFVKVPILLILVGVVLWLKGLSNDSLST; from the exons ATGCTGCTGTCGCTAGTTCTTCTTCTCAGCCTCCCAG GTTGCCTCTCCATCCAAGGCCCAGAGTCCGTGAGGGGCTTAGAGGGCGGATCTGTGACTGTGCGGTGTGACTATAAACCAAGATGGGATACCTACAGGAAGTGGTGGTGTCGTGGAGCATACTGGGAGTTGTGCAGGATCCTCATTCAAACCACAGGATCACAGCTAGAAGTGAAGGGAGACCGTGTGTCCATTGGGGACAACCAGAGTCACCACTTCCTCACAGTGACCATGGAGAAAGTCAGGCAAGATGACACAGACACTTACTGGTGCGGCATCAGCAAGAGTGGACCTGACCTCGGGGCACCTATCAGAGTGACCATTGAGCCAG AGGGAACACTTCTGACCACCTTGGCGAGCATGCTATCCAGGAGAACCACCAATGGCCGTGCAGGGGTATCGTCTGTCTCCTACAGCAG GAACCGCTACATCCTTCTGGTGTTCGTGAAGGTGCCCATCTTGCTCATACTGGTTGGTGTTGTCCTTTGGTTGAAGGGCCTCAGTAACGACAGTCTGTCTACATGA